A genomic segment from Janibacter sp. DB-40 encodes:
- a CDS encoding DUF1801 domain-containing protein, with the protein MFTKKGDAAVLDKLRGAPAPYDELGERLHTIIRESAPSLEPIVRWGLPFYVKDGQDVCYIKPDKEYLAFGFGEVVNPAHEDGAHMHPVAWTITSLDDATEARIRALVQKAAS; encoded by the coding sequence ATGTTCACGAAGAAGGGCGACGCAGCGGTTCTCGACAAGCTCCGTGGGGCTCCGGCGCCCTACGACGAGCTCGGCGAGCGACTGCACACCATCATCCGGGAGAGCGCGCCGTCGTTGGAGCCGATCGTGCGGTGGGGACTGCCGTTCTACGTCAAGGACGGCCAGGACGTCTGCTACATCAAGCCGGACAAGGAGTACCTCGCGTTCGGCTTCGGCGAGGTCGTCAACCCCGCGCACGAGGACGGCGCGCACATGCACCCGGTCGCGTGGACCATCACCTCACTCGACGACGCGACCGAGGCGCGCATCCGCGCGCTCGTCCAGAAGGCGGCTTCCTGA
- a CDS encoding DUF4011 domain-containing protein produces the protein MTEQPTTPAPVPAALTPLRRELSELGGPNTLIWPARDPHVVDLSSAHPGGVAMLLSGRDARLSDLVREPGALLRAQRAAGTLSEHVDAIEEEHGVRTCFLAMGTASWDIPGQEERPIAPILLRRAALRRLRPGPDFALDLADRVELNPALVTYLRGALHLDLDGDELVALGRGDGPGFNPTPVYEALEARCADLPGLHITPRIVIGSFPYGKAEALADVSALADSGRLPRTDPLRALLTGRPITAQREPVSTADTAVSDVTADQQAVLDRVAAGESLFVDAPPGTGAARLVAATIAAATARGRNVLLLSEKVAPIRGVHAELELSGLSDLLLHVSDPAAEVDPAVITARWPARPPEGEGHFAAPGRRAAEAARLLEGHTEATHTKREPWGVSIADAHDAMVTLGTRRPAPRSRVRLTGPVLEAIDPAARDALVTQMTGVASRRAWRAGRQEQPWAGARLHTQDDVDDVLAAVERLRGSEGSLARLRSTLREVFADIAEPRAACPADYGRFLSGIEEIRDTLEVFRPEVFDTPLDDLLAATAPAGTPAHGESLGVFERYRLRRQAGRLLRPGRPPTDLHAALALAATQRRSWSRLTGGGGRPRIPTDIDRAHGAYERVYADLTHVGAVLGDTPSGGRLLDTPWDELDRRLDDLAKDAAGARAVPDVIDDLDDLRARGLGELVDDFAARRVEPAAVGDEVRFVWWASVLAEASRDDRYGTVTGRHLDEALRTFVEADRASLGANAARIVARQREHFHRVGRGMRSVARQVAEAEAGRLPRPRGMPSPIAGADCCGPSRPPGP, from the coding sequence GTGACCGAGCAGCCGACGACCCCCGCCCCGGTCCCGGCAGCCCTGACCCCGTTGCGCCGGGAACTTTCGGAGCTCGGCGGGCCCAACACCCTGATCTGGCCCGCCCGGGACCCGCACGTGGTGGACCTGAGCAGCGCCCACCCCGGCGGTGTGGCCATGTTGCTGTCCGGGCGGGACGCCCGCCTGTCCGATCTCGTGCGCGAGCCGGGCGCCCTGCTGCGCGCCCAGCGGGCCGCCGGCACCCTCAGCGAGCACGTCGACGCGATCGAGGAGGAGCACGGTGTGCGCACCTGCTTCCTCGCCATGGGCACGGCCTCCTGGGACATCCCCGGCCAGGAGGAGCGTCCGATAGCGCCCATCCTGCTGCGCCGGGCCGCCCTGCGTCGCCTGCGACCGGGCCCCGACTTCGCCCTCGACCTCGCCGACCGCGTCGAGCTGAACCCTGCTCTGGTGACCTACCTGCGGGGCGCGCTGCACCTCGACTTGGACGGGGACGAGCTCGTGGCCCTCGGCCGGGGGGACGGCCCCGGCTTCAACCCCACGCCCGTCTACGAGGCGCTGGAGGCGCGCTGCGCCGACCTGCCGGGGCTGCACATCACCCCGCGCATCGTCATCGGCTCCTTCCCCTACGGCAAGGCCGAGGCGCTCGCCGACGTCTCCGCACTCGCCGACTCGGGTCGCCTGCCCCGGACCGACCCCCTTCGCGCGCTGCTCACGGGACGGCCGATCACCGCGCAGCGCGAGCCGGTGAGCACGGCGGACACCGCCGTCAGCGACGTGACCGCCGATCAGCAGGCCGTCCTCGACCGGGTCGCGGCGGGGGAGAGCCTCTTCGTCGACGCGCCCCCCGGCACCGGTGCCGCCCGGCTCGTGGCCGCGACGATCGCAGCGGCCACCGCCCGAGGCCGCAACGTCCTCCTCCTGAGCGAGAAGGTCGCCCCGATCCGGGGCGTCCACGCCGAGCTGGAGCTCTCCGGCCTGTCCGACCTGCTGCTCCACGTGAGTGACCCCGCCGCCGAGGTCGACCCGGCCGTGATCACCGCCCGCTGGCCGGCCCGCCCGCCGGAGGGCGAGGGACACTTCGCTGCGCCGGGGCGCCGCGCCGCCGAGGCCGCCCGGTTGCTCGAGGGCCACACCGAGGCGACCCACACCAAGCGCGAGCCGTGGGGCGTCTCCATCGCCGACGCGCACGACGCCATGGTCACCCTGGGCACCCGCCGTCCGGCGCCCCGCTCCCGGGTCCGTTTGACCGGACCCGTCCTCGAGGCCATCGACCCCGCCGCCCGCGACGCCCTCGTCACCCAGATGACCGGTGTCGCCTCCCGCCGCGCCTGGCGCGCGGGCCGGCAGGAGCAGCCGTGGGCCGGCGCCCGCCTGCACACCCAGGACGACGTCGACGACGTCCTGGCCGCCGTCGAGCGGCTGCGGGGGAGCGAAGGGAGTCTCGCCCGCCTGCGCAGCACCCTGCGTGAGGTCTTCGCGGACATCGCCGAGCCCCGCGCGGCCTGCCCGGCCGACTACGGCCGCTTCCTCAGCGGCATCGAGGAGATCCGCGACACGCTCGAGGTCTTCCGCCCCGAGGTCTTCGACACCCCGCTGGACGACCTGCTCGCTGCGACCGCCCCCGCCGGGACACCGGCGCACGGCGAGTCCCTGGGTGTCTTCGAGCGATACCGCCTGCGCCGCCAGGCGGGCAGGCTCCTGCGCCCGGGGCGCCCACCCACCGACCTGCACGCTGCGTTGGCACTCGCGGCCACCCAGCGGCGCAGCTGGTCACGCCTGACCGGTGGAGGCGGCCGGCCACGGATCCCGACGGACATCGACCGGGCACACGGTGCCTACGAGCGCGTGTACGCGGACCTGACCCACGTGGGTGCGGTGCTCGGCGACACCCCGTCCGGCGGTCGTCTGCTCGACACCCCGTGGGACGAGCTGGACCGGCGCCTCGACGACCTTGCCAAGGACGCCGCCGGCGCTCGGGCCGTGCCCGACGTCATCGACGACCTCGACGACCTGCGGGCCCGGGGGCTGGGCGAGCTCGTGGACGACTTCGCGGCCCGCCGCGTCGAGCCTGCCGCCGTCGGCGACGAGGTGCGCTTCGTCTGGTGGGCCTCCGTGCTCGCAGAGGCGAGCCGCGACGATCGGTACGGCACGGTCACCGGCCGCCACCTCGACGAGGCCCTGCGGACCTTCGTCGAGGCCGACCGGGCGAGCCTGGGCGCCAACGCCGCTCGCATCGTCGCGCGCCAGCGCGAGCACTTCCACCGGGTCGGGCGCGGTATGCGGTCCGTCGCCCGGCAGGTGGCCGAGGCCGAGGCCGGCCGGCTGCCCCGCCCCCGTGGCATGCCGTCGCCGATCGCTGGGGCGGACTGCTGCGGGCCGTCGCGCCCGCCTGGGCCATGA
- a CDS encoding AAA domain-containing protein, with amino-acid sequence MTPFVVGQVLPLRERFDLVIVDDASRTTLARALSGIARGSQLLVIGDRGQLPPRVWSADGESPHRPRRSSRSPTSPPRSCRRRPCATAPTRARG; translated from the coding sequence ATGACCCCCTTCGTCGTCGGGCAGGTGCTGCCGCTGCGCGAGCGCTTCGACCTCGTCATCGTCGACGACGCCTCCCGGACCACCCTCGCCCGCGCCCTCTCCGGCATCGCCCGCGGCAGCCAGCTGCTCGTCATCGGCGACCGCGGCCAGCTCCCGCCCCGGGTGTGGAGCGCCGACGGGGAGTCTCCGCACCGCCCGCGCCGAAGCAGTCGCTCGCCGACCTCGCCGCCGAGGTCCTGCCGACGCAGGCCCTGCGCGACAGCGCCTACCCGCGCCCGCGGGTGA
- a CDS encoding arginine deiminase-related protein, with amino-acid sequence MSSATEIRRTPVPTQTASVQAPARVVLVRPRHFTPNPMTAGDNAFQSLLAEGPRVVAARAHDEVTALARALSGAGVGVSVFDDRTTHTPDSVFPNNWFSTHPDGSVALYPMYATNRRTERRADIIEDLKRTFVVRRVIDYSAAEYDEQFLEGTGAMVLDHDARLAYACRSNRLSPELLADFCADHDYDPVLFDAVDERGVPVYHTNVLMSVGTRLALIGSGMIPDREQRETVLRRLHESGKTVVELSPEQVHRFAGNCIELTGRRRHLGDPDRVLAMSTTAADSLRPDQLAAIRRSCRVLTVPIPTIESAGGSVRCMIAGNHLRPRVR; translated from the coding sequence ATGAGCAGCGCCACCGAGATCCGCAGGACCCCCGTACCCACACAGACGGCGAGCGTCCAGGCCCCGGCCCGGGTCGTCCTCGTGCGGCCCCGCCACTTCACGCCGAACCCGATGACTGCCGGGGACAACGCCTTCCAGTCCCTCCTCGCCGAGGGCCCCCGGGTGGTCGCCGCACGGGCCCACGACGAGGTCACCGCACTGGCGAGGGCCCTCTCCGGTGCCGGCGTCGGGGTCTCGGTCTTCGACGACCGCACGACACACACGCCCGACAGCGTCTTCCCGAACAACTGGTTCTCCACCCACCCGGACGGGTCCGTGGCGCTGTACCCGATGTACGCCACGAACCGGCGCACCGAGCGTCGCGCCGACATCATCGAGGACCTCAAGCGCACCTTCGTCGTGCGACGGGTCATCGACTACTCCGCCGCCGAGTACGACGAGCAGTTCCTCGAGGGGACGGGCGCCATGGTTCTCGATCACGACGCCCGGCTGGCCTACGCGTGCCGGTCCAACCGGCTCTCGCCCGAGCTGCTCGCAGACTTCTGCGCCGACCACGACTACGACCCGGTGCTCTTCGACGCCGTCGACGAGCGGGGCGTGCCGGTCTACCACACCAACGTGCTGATGTCGGTGGGCACACGGCTCGCCCTCATCGGGTCCGGGATGATCCCGGACCGCGAGCAGCGCGAGACCGTGCTGCGCCGTCTGCACGAGTCCGGCAAGACCGTCGTGGAGCTCAGCCCGGAGCAGGTCCACCGCTTCGCCGGCAACTGCATCGAGCTGACCGGTCGTCGGCGTCACCTGGGTGACCCCGACCGGGTCCTGGCGATGTCCACCACGGCGGCCGACTCCCTTCGCCCGGACCAGCTGGCGGCCATCCGGCGCTCCTGCCGGGTGCTGACCGTGCCGATCCCGACGATCGAGAGTGCCGGCGGCTCGGTGCGCTGCATGATCGCGGGCAACCACCTGCGCCCCCGCGTGCGCTGA
- a CDS encoding ornithine cyclodeaminase, whose translation MTQFLDVPNMSRWIQRDGAENVLGTMTRYVEDDFTRWTSFDKTPRIASHTPFGVIELMPTSDNVTYSFKYVNGHPLNPSRGFQTVTAFGMLADVDNGYPVFLSEMTLLTALRTAATSALTGRVLARPDSRVMALIGTGSQAEFQSLAFRAAMGIEDLQIFDTDPAAMAKLRRNLEPLGFRITEAASTAEAVRGADIVTTCTADKQMATILTDDMVEPGVHINAIGGDCPGKTELEAQILTRSRVFVEYPPQTRIEGEIQQMDPDFPVVEFWQVLTGQAEGRTSAQEITVFDSVGFAIADFAALRCARDATADLQTTIDLVADPQDPKDLFSLVNSLKPVG comes from the coding sequence ATGACGCAGTTCCTCGATGTGCCCAACATGAGCCGTTGGATCCAGCGCGACGGCGCGGAGAACGTCCTCGGGACCATGACGAGGTACGTCGAGGACGACTTCACGCGGTGGACCAGCTTCGACAAGACGCCGCGCATCGCCAGCCACACCCCCTTCGGCGTCATCGAGCTCATGCCGACCTCCGACAACGTCACCTACTCCTTCAAGTACGTCAACGGCCACCCGCTCAACCCCAGCCGCGGCTTCCAGACCGTCACGGCCTTCGGCATGCTGGCCGACGTCGACAACGGCTACCCGGTCTTCCTCTCGGAGATGACCCTGCTGACCGCGTTGCGCACCGCCGCGACGTCGGCGCTCACCGGTCGGGTCCTCGCCCGTCCCGACTCGCGGGTCATGGCCCTCATCGGCACCGGGTCGCAGGCGGAGTTCCAGTCGCTGGCCTTCCGCGCGGCCATGGGGATCGAGGACCTGCAGATCTTCGACACCGACCCCGCCGCGATGGCCAAGTTGCGCCGCAACCTCGAGCCGCTCGGCTTCCGGATCACCGAGGCCGCCTCGACCGCCGAGGCCGTTCGTGGCGCCGACATCGTCACCACCTGCACGGCCGACAAGCAGATGGCGACCATCCTGACCGACGACATGGTCGAGCCGGGCGTGCACATCAACGCCATCGGTGGCGACTGCCCCGGCAAGACCGAGCTCGAGGCACAGATCCTCACTCGCTCCCGGGTCTTCGTCGAGTACCCGCCGCAGACCCGCATCGAGGGCGAGATCCAGCAGATGGACCCCGACTTCCCGGTCGTGGAGTTCTGGCAGGTGCTCACCGGCCAGGCCGAGGGCCGCACCTCGGCGCAGGAGATCACCGTCTTCGACTCGGTCGGCTTCGCCATCGCCGACTTCGCCGCACTGCGCTGCGCCCGCGACGCGACCGCCGACCTGCAGACGACGATCGACCTCGTCGCCGACCCGCAGGACCCCAAGGACCTCTTCTCCCTGGTCAACTCGCTCAAGCCGGTGGGATGA
- a CDS encoding Lrp/AsnC family transcriptional regulator — MYRPTDLDKRLIAALRTDGRAPISALAEQLGVSRATVTARIDKLTAHGVIVGFTVRVRDPAEASEVRAVCSIEVEGRTTDRVIRELRGFPEIQALHTTNGGWDLVAEMSCGDLAAFDDLLRRIRGIPGIVNSETSLLLSSVVR; from the coding sequence ATGTACCGCCCGACGGACCTCGACAAGCGCCTCATCGCTGCCCTGCGCACGGACGGCCGTGCACCCATCTCGGCCCTGGCCGAGCAGCTCGGGGTCTCCCGGGCGACGGTGACCGCACGCATCGACAAGCTCACCGCCCACGGCGTCATCGTCGGCTTCACGGTGCGCGTGCGCGACCCCGCCGAGGCCTCCGAGGTGCGCGCCGTCTGCTCCATCGAGGTCGAGGGCCGCACGACGGACCGCGTGATCCGTGAGTTGCGAGGTTTTCCCGAGATCCAGGCGCTGCACACGACCAACGGGGGCTGGGACCTCGTCGCCGAGATGTCCTGCGGCGACTTGGCCGCCTTCGACGACCTGCTGCGTCGGATACGTGGCATCCCCGGCATCGTCAACAGCGAGACCAGCCTGCTGCTCAGCTCCGTCGTCCGCTGA
- the mscL gene encoding large conductance mechanosensitive channel protein MscL, translating into MKGFKEFLLRGNLVEIATGLIIATAFASVVAAFTNFLLEIIGKLTGGADFNFDEMEILGFQTFGPFLTALVAFIIMAAAVYFGVIKPYTAMRDRYFMKEEEEAVEEQVLLLREIRDSLNADKA; encoded by the coding sequence ATGAAGGGCTTCAAGGAGTTCCTGCTCCGCGGCAATCTCGTCGAGATCGCGACCGGTCTGATCATCGCCACGGCGTTCGCCAGCGTCGTCGCGGCATTCACCAACTTCCTGCTCGAGATCATCGGCAAGCTCACGGGCGGTGCCGACTTCAACTTCGACGAGATGGAGATCCTCGGCTTCCAGACCTTCGGGCCCTTCCTCACCGCGCTCGTCGCCTTCATCATCATGGCCGCGGCCGTGTACTTCGGTGTCATCAAGCCCTACACCGCCATGCGTGACCGGTACTTCATGAAGGAGGAGGAGGAAGCCGTCGAGGAGCAGGTCCTCCTGCTCCGCGAGATCCGCGACTCGCTCAACGCCGACAAGGCCTGA
- a CDS encoding penicillin acylase family protein, with product MTTTTVRRLRRALLALVGLVVVVAVVLAVVVVGQGRRPLPQTTGTIEVPGLDGEVEVRRDERGVPHIYADTMGDLMRAQGYVQAQDRFFEMDMRRHVTAGRLAELVGEPGVETDKVIRTMGWRRVAEQELPLLAPETRQALDSFADGVNAWLDDQGSTSAMGMEYSVLALSLPEYRVEDWTPVDSLAWLKAMAWDLRGNYDGELTRAALDGKVATPMIEQLYPKYPTDRHAPILSGSEWTAKGARPPSFSSSPTSDGPASTPQARSAVADTAAAIDAIPALLGKGQGIGSNSWVVDGDRSTTGEPLLANDPHLGVSMPGIWYQMGLHCRDVGDACPIDVSGYTFAGVPGVVIGHNQSIAWGFTNLGPDVTDFYLEQVTDGEYLRDGELTPLETRTETIEVAGGKDVEITVRSTGHGPILSDVVPAAAAAGQDVDVEGRATTSYAVSLAWTALTPSATGDAILGLNSATNFEEFRAAAKDFAVPSQNLVYADTEGNIGYQAPGRIPIRKGVGDDPPGWSPAPGWDSDYDWDGYVPFKDMPWVLNPDDGYIVTANQQVTPSRTPFLTTEWDMGYRSQRIDDLLTSEEKVSPKKMARIQLDTHNGLADALVPALLEVEVDDFTRDGQDLLRTWDRSQLAGGGHSSAAAAYFNSVWRQVVEITFNDDLPAELQAAGSSQHWLAVEGLLENPSSQWWDNRTTPGIIENRDEVLRQALVDARLELTSRMGKDPEGWEWGQLHGVTFAHQVLGGEGVPGVIRSLVNSGPHPVGGSSSTVNAMAWDASEGFAVTAAPSMRMVVDLGDLDRSRWVNQTGNSGHPFSSHYDDQVDAWLEGRTFPWPSSREAVVEATEDTLTLVPEED from the coding sequence GTGACCACGACCACCGTCCGGAGACTCCGCCGCGCCCTGCTCGCGCTCGTCGGCCTCGTGGTCGTCGTCGCCGTCGTCCTGGCGGTCGTCGTCGTCGGTCAGGGCCGACGTCCGCTCCCGCAGACGACGGGGACCATCGAGGTCCCGGGCCTCGACGGCGAGGTCGAGGTGCGGCGCGACGAGCGGGGGGTCCCGCACATCTACGCCGACACGATGGGCGACCTCATGCGCGCGCAGGGGTACGTGCAGGCGCAGGACCGCTTCTTCGAGATGGACATGCGCCGCCACGTGACCGCCGGACGGCTGGCCGAGCTCGTCGGCGAGCCGGGCGTCGAGACCGACAAGGTCATCCGCACCATGGGCTGGCGCCGGGTCGCCGAGCAGGAGCTGCCCCTGCTCGCACCGGAGACCCGTCAGGCCCTCGACTCGTTCGCCGACGGGGTCAACGCCTGGCTGGACGACCAGGGCTCGACCTCCGCCATGGGCATGGAGTACTCGGTCCTGGCGCTCTCCCTCCCGGAGTACCGCGTCGAGGACTGGACCCCGGTCGACTCGCTCGCCTGGCTGAAGGCCATGGCCTGGGACCTGCGCGGCAACTACGACGGTGAGCTGACCCGCGCGGCACTCGACGGCAAGGTCGCCACGCCGATGATCGAGCAGCTCTACCCGAAGTACCCGACCGACCGCCACGCGCCGATCCTGTCCGGGAGTGAGTGGACGGCGAAGGGGGCGCGACCCCCTTCGTTCTCCTCCTCGCCCACGTCGGACGGGCCGGCCTCGACGCCGCAGGCCCGCTCGGCCGTGGCCGACACCGCGGCGGCGATCGACGCGATCCCCGCCCTGCTGGGGAAGGGGCAGGGGATCGGCTCCAACTCGTGGGTGGTCGACGGGGACCGCTCCACGACCGGCGAACCGCTGCTCGCCAACGACCCGCACCTGGGCGTGAGCATGCCGGGCATCTGGTACCAGATGGGCCTGCACTGCCGGGATGTCGGGGACGCCTGCCCGATCGACGTCTCCGGGTACACCTTCGCCGGGGTGCCGGGGGTTGTCATCGGCCACAACCAGTCCATCGCCTGGGGGTTCACCAACCTGGGCCCCGATGTCACCGACTTCTACCTCGAGCAGGTCACCGACGGGGAGTACCTGCGCGACGGCGAGCTCACGCCGCTGGAGACCCGCACCGAGACGATCGAGGTCGCCGGCGGGAAGGACGTGGAGATCACCGTCCGCTCCACGGGCCACGGGCCGATCCTGTCCGACGTCGTCCCCGCCGCCGCGGCCGCGGGCCAGGACGTCGACGTCGAGGGTCGCGCCACGACCAGCTACGCGGTCTCCCTCGCCTGGACGGCGCTGACCCCGAGCGCGACCGGCGACGCGATCCTGGGGCTGAACTCCGCGACGAACTTCGAGGAGTTCCGGGCCGCGGCGAAGGACTTCGCCGTCCCGAGCCAGAACCTCGTCTACGCCGACACCGAGGGCAACATCGGCTACCAGGCGCCGGGTCGGATCCCCATCCGCAAGGGCGTCGGGGACGACCCGCCCGGCTGGTCGCCGGCACCGGGCTGGGACTCCGACTACGACTGGGACGGGTACGTCCCCTTCAAGGACATGCCGTGGGTGCTCAACCCCGACGACGGCTACATCGTCACCGCCAACCAGCAGGTCACGCCGAGCCGCACCCCCTTCCTCACCACGGAGTGGGACATGGGCTACCGCTCACAACGCATCGACGACCTGCTCACGAGCGAGGAGAAGGTCTCCCCGAAGAAGATGGCCCGCATCCAGCTCGATACCCACAACGGGCTCGCCGACGCGCTGGTCCCCGCCCTGCTGGAGGTCGAGGTCGACGACTTCACCCGTGACGGGCAGGACCTGCTGCGCACGTGGGACCGCAGCCAGCTGGCCGGTGGCGGCCACAGCTCGGCGGCCGCCGCGTACTTCAACTCGGTGTGGCGCCAGGTCGTCGAGATCACCTTCAACGACGACCTGCCCGCCGAGCTTCAGGCGGCCGGGAGCTCGCAGCACTGGTTGGCCGTCGAGGGCCTGCTGGAGAACCCGTCGAGCCAGTGGTGGGACAACCGCACGACCCCCGGCATCATCGAGAACCGCGACGAGGTGCTGCGGCAGGCGCTCGTCGACGCCCGGCTGGAGCTGACCAGCAGGATGGGCAAGGACCCGGAGGGCTGGGAGTGGGGCCAGCTGCACGGCGTCACCTTCGCCCACCAGGTCCTCGGCGGCGAGGGCGTCCCCGGCGTGATCCGCTCGCTGGTCAACTCCGGACCCCACCCCGTCGGCGGCAGCTCCTCGACGGTCAACGCGATGGCCTGGGACGCCTCCGAGGGCTTCGCCGTCACGGCCGCGCCGTCGATGCGGATGGTCGTCGACCTCGGCGACCTCGACCGCTCGCGGTGGGTGAACCAGACCGGGAACTCCGGCCACCCCTTCAGCAGCCACTACGACGACCAGGTCGACGCCTGGCTCGAGGGGCGCACCTTCCCGTGGCCGTCCAGTCGGGAGGCCGTCGTCGAGGCGACGGAGGACACGCTCACGCTCGTGCCGGAGGAGGACTAG
- a CDS encoding 5-formyltetrahydrofolate cyclo-ligase produces the protein MDRAEETKVETRRRLRAHRRQLVAFRDLGADAEAIAAAISGATPFESGTVLSYESLPHEPPTAQLNADLRAAGHRVLVPITLPDWRLEWCDLADPGRTPLGVDAPATADMAVVPALAVDTSGTRLGQGGGCYDRVLPMLPTGAPVLVLLHPGEHTSEPLPRDPHDVPVTTVVTAAGITDATAPLPLG, from the coding sequence ATGGACCGCGCCGAGGAGACGAAGGTGGAGACCCGCCGCCGCCTGCGGGCGCACCGGCGCCAGCTGGTCGCCTTCCGTGATCTCGGCGCCGACGCCGAGGCGATCGCGGCGGCGATCAGCGGGGCCACCCCCTTCGAGTCCGGCACCGTCCTGTCGTACGAATCGCTGCCCCACGAGCCGCCGACGGCGCAGCTCAACGCGGACCTGCGGGCCGCCGGCCACCGGGTCCTCGTACCGATCACGCTGCCGGACTGGCGGCTGGAGTGGTGCGACCTCGCTGACCCAGGGCGAACCCCGCTGGGGGTCGACGCCCCTGCGACGGCCGACATGGCGGTCGTCCCGGCGCTGGCCGTCGACACCAGCGGCACGCGCCTGGGACAGGGCGGCGGCTGCTACGACCGGGTCCTGCCGATGCTGCCGACCGGCGCCCCGGTCCTCGTCCTGCTCCACCCGGGCGAGCACACCAGCGAGCCGCTCCCACGCGATCCGCACGACGTCCCGGTGACCACGGTCGTCACCGCCGCCGGCATCACCGACGCGACCGCCCCCCTTCCGCTCGGCTAG
- a CDS encoding UTP--glucose-1-phosphate uridylyltransferase, producing MGVEGRDEAVRTMTERGIDPRAIAVFEDYWQQLADGAQGTIPEETIEPLVDVPELAAIEVDDEERRAALAKVAVVKLNGGLGTSMGMSGAKSALVARDGLTFLDVIARQLVGLEERYGSRPPLVLMNTPRTRTDSLGILERYPQLAQQNLPLDFLQSMEPKLDAETLAPVSWPEDPSLEWCPPGHGDVYVSLAASGLLQQMREAGYRYAFISNADNLGATCDPDIAAWLLAEGIPFAAEVAERTLNDRKGGHVAVRKSDGRIILRESAMVADEEQELFQDTSRHQWFNTNNLWVGLDELDELMRERDGVLGLPIIVNRKTVDPRRKDSPEVIQIESAMGTAVEAFEGSVALRVPRTRFRPVKTTNELLLLRSDVFELDEQSRVVSRIDHAEPRISLDDHYKLISDFDERFPHGPPSLRECTSLAVEGEVTFGADVTAVGDVEVVAAEPAQIEAGARLTGRTELPAR from the coding sequence ATGGGAGTCGAGGGTCGTGACGAGGCTGTCCGTACGATGACCGAGCGCGGGATCGATCCGCGGGCGATCGCCGTCTTCGAGGACTACTGGCAGCAGCTCGCGGACGGCGCGCAGGGGACGATCCCCGAGGAGACGATCGAGCCGCTCGTCGACGTGCCCGAGCTGGCCGCCATCGAGGTCGACGACGAGGAGCGACGCGCGGCGCTCGCCAAGGTCGCCGTGGTCAAGCTCAACGGCGGGCTCGGCACGAGCATGGGGATGAGCGGTGCGAAGTCCGCGCTCGTGGCCCGCGACGGACTGACCTTCCTGGACGTGATCGCCCGCCAGCTCGTCGGTCTCGAGGAGCGCTACGGCTCCCGCCCGCCGCTGGTGCTGATGAACACGCCCCGCACCCGCACGGACTCGCTGGGCATCCTCGAGCGGTACCCGCAGCTGGCGCAGCAGAACCTGCCGCTGGACTTCCTGCAGAGCATGGAGCCCAAGCTCGACGCCGAGACCCTGGCGCCGGTCTCCTGGCCGGAGGACCCCTCGCTCGAGTGGTGCCCGCCGGGCCACGGGGACGTCTACGTCTCGCTCGCCGCCTCCGGTCTCCTCCAGCAGATGCGCGAGGCGGGGTACCGGTACGCCTTCATCTCCAACGCCGACAACCTCGGCGCCACCTGCGACCCCGACATCGCCGCGTGGCTGCTCGCGGAGGGCATCCCCTTCGCCGCCGAGGTCGCCGAGCGGACCCTCAACGACCGCAAGGGCGGGCACGTCGCCGTGCGCAAGTCCGACGGCCGGATCATCCTGCGTGAGTCGGCGATGGTGGCCGACGAGGAGCAGGAGCTGTTCCAGGACACCAGCCGCCACCAGTGGTTCAACACCAACAACCTGTGGGTGGGGCTGGACGAGCTCGACGAGCTGATGCGCGAGCGCGACGGGGTGCTCGGGCTGCCGATCATCGTCAACCGCAAGACCGTCGACCCCCGGCGCAAGGACAGCCCGGAGGTCATCCAGATCGAGTCGGCAATGGGCACCGCCGTCGAGGCCTTCGAGGGCAGCGTCGCGCTGCGGGTGCCGCGCACGCGCTTCCGGCCGGTGAAGACCACCAACGAGCTGCTCCTGCTGCGCTCCGACGTCTTCGAGCTCGACGAGCAGTCCCGGGTCGTCTCCCGGATCGATCATGCCGAGCCGCGGATCTCCCTCGACGACCACTACAAGCTCATCTCCGACTTCGACGAGCGGTTCCCCCACGGCCCGCCGTCCCTGCGGGAGTGCACCTCGCTCGCCGTCGAGGGGGAGGTCACCTTCGGCGCGGACGTCACGGCCGTCGGTGACGTGGAGGTCGTCGCCGCCGAGCCGGCGCAGATCGAGGCCGGTGCGCGCCTGACCGGCCGCACCGAGCTGCCCGCGCGGTGA